In one Scomber japonicus isolate fScoJap1 chromosome 6, fScoJap1.pri, whole genome shotgun sequence genomic region, the following are encoded:
- the LOC128359973 gene encoding uncharacterized protein LOC128359973, with translation MAVNGKKTLLLSAYMEHRKKRQVRVISVVLRSEDQNYHCRMCCNEKLYFSKGVGDIHSNHFDFSYGTADIMCDIHKGCETPSHIAVTNNAPSSDLHEPVYLEVKNQNKNVPLPYDFTVCISTMYDYNNVLQLVQSLEMMQLLGVGRVAIYKSDCSPETQRVLDYYTKKGLVEVIPWTISKHLKPSHDWQPARSPGDIHYYGQIPALNDCLYRYMYQSKYVSLQDIDELILPQSVDSWLDLLPQLEKKYGVNKCYIFENNVFPHTITVPLSASQKQPIESPGWKYVPGVNILAHLHQRPVTRENKYHNYKVIVNPRAVFQPTVHGLLDSEKGCAWIDRNIARMYHTRAGTPEMKAEQLVYDGRLLKYSDRLILVVNTVLKETGLLPSEV, from the exons ATGGCTGTCAATGGGAAAAAGACGCTGCTGTTATCGGCTTATATGGAGCACCGCAAAAAAAGACAG GTTCGTGTCATTTCCGTGGTGCTGAGAAGCGAGGATCAAAACTATCACTGTAGAATGTGCTGCAACGAGAAACTGTACTTTTCTAAAGGTGTCGGTGATATCCACAGTAACCACTTTGACTTCTCGTACGGCACAGCGGACATCATGTGTGATATTCATAAAGGCTGTGAGACGCCCTCTCATATCGCTGTGACCAACAATGCCCCCAGCTCTG ATTTACACGAGCCGGTATATTTGGAGGTAAAAAACCAGAACAAGAATGTTCCCTTACCTTACGACTTCACCGTCTGCATTTCCACCATGTATGACTACAACAACGTCCTGCAG TTGGTCCAGAGTTTGGAAATGATGCAGTTACTGGGGGTGGGCAGAGTTGCCATCTATAAGAGCGACTGCAGCCCTGAAACACAGCGTGTACTGGACTACTACACAAAAAAAG GTTTAGTAGAAGTGATTCCTTGGACAATATCCAAACATCTGAAACCATCTCACGACTGGCAGCCTGCGCGTTCTCCAGGTGACATCCATTATTATGGCCAGATCCCCGCTCTCAACGATTGTCTATACAGATACATGTACCAGTCCAAATAcgtgtctctgcaggatatagaCGAGCTCATACTGCCCCAGTCTGTCGACAG CTGGTTGGACTTGCTGCCACAGCTGGAGAAGAAATATGGTGTCAACAAGTGCTACATTTTTGAGAATAATGTGTTCCCCCACACAATCACAGTGCCTCTTTCAGCCTCCCAAAAGCAACCTATAGAAAGCCCTGGCTGGAAGTATGTGCCTGGGGTGAACATCCTGGCTCACCTCCACCAAAGACCCGTCACAAGAGAGAATAAATATCACAACTACAAGGTCATCGTTAACCCCCGAGCTGTCTTCCAACCTACCGTCCACGGACTGCTGGATTCAGAGAAAGGCTGTGCCTGGATTGACAGGAATATAGCTCGGATGTACCACACAAG AGCCGGGACACCAGAGATGAAAGCCGAGCAGCTGGTTTATGACGGCAGACTACTGAAGTACAGCGACCGCCTCATATTGGTGGTCAATACTGTTCTCAAAGAGACCGGATTACTACCAAGTGAAGTCTAG